Proteins encoded by one window of Procambarus clarkii isolate CNS0578487 chromosome 92, FALCON_Pclarkii_2.0, whole genome shotgun sequence:
- the LOC123775168 gene encoding uncharacterized protein, with protein sequence MLWRVWVLCVVVGVAQGQENTDTINTKASSIPGYVEPTSSTTTPPPVTTFRPEFRPEFRPEARAAVTHLQHFPRVSANPYFMAPYEPYSLEPARTRADGTTKSRAPVDAAFDGASGAVLDAGDKYTTLDRLQSERGAPPPLPRPQKHQLGGLHPDEVFYADDDLLIIKGGGFNSDAFEEPRQPLDDEDDYREGSPSRVSQVVVAARPSPHQEYNGNVPAIVPYTPSRSHHPFALFVGGASASNYVLVPYVLPEGAAADGTLTNTIDGASPQVRRPGLAVSYVYPRPYPPFLLPVAHPGALGAYQVSPQHPGALTLPHSLHGDTDVNYRHPRPAINPDAELLPETNNFPAHYPGRNRRRGGGRPRL encoded by the coding sequence ATGTTGTGgcgagtgtgggtgttgtgtgtggtggtgggtgtggcgcagGGGCAGGAGAACACGGACACCATCAACACCAAGGCCTCCAGCATCCCCGGGTACGTGGagcccacctccagcaccaccaccccgccccccgtcaccaccttccGCCCGGAGTTCCGCCCGGAGTTCCGCCCCGAGGCGCGGGCGGCGGTGACCCACCTCCAGCACTTCCCTAGAGTCTCCGCCAACCCGTACTTCATGGCTCCCTACGAGCCTTACTCCCTGGAGCCCGCCCGCACGCGCGCCGATGGCACCACCAAGAGCAGGGCGCCCGTCGACGCCGCTTTCGACGGTGCCAGCGGGGCAGTGCTGGACGCCGGCGACAAGTACACCACCCTGGACCGCCTCCAGAGTGAGCGGGGCGCCCCGCCCCCACTCCCCCGCCCGCAGAAGCACCAGCTGGGCGGCCTCCACCCTGACGAAGTCTTCTACGCCGACGACGACCTCCTCATCATCAAGGGCGGAGGCTTCAACTCCGACGCCTTCGAAGAGCCGCGACAGCCGCTGGACGACGAGGACGACTACAGGGAgggctcccccagcagggtgtcccaggtggtggtggcggcgcgcccctccccccaccaggagTACAACGGCAACGTTCCCGCCATCGTGCCTTACACGCCGTCCCGCTCCCACCACCCCTTCGCCCTCTTCGTCGGAGGAGCCTCCGCCAGCAACTACGTCCTGGTGCCGTACGTGCTGCCCGAGGGCGCGGCTGCTGACggaaccctcaccaacaccatcgaCGGCGCCAGCCCTCAGGTCAGGCGCCCGGGTCTCGCCGTGTCTTACGTGTACCCGCGGCCCTACCCGCCCTTCCTGCTGCCCGTCGCGCACCCCGGCGCCCTCGGGGCCTACCAGGTGTCGCCGCAGCACCCCGGCGCCctcacactgccacactccctGCACGGGGACACCGACGTCAACTACAGGCACCCGAGGCCCGCCATCAACCCCGACGCCGAGCTGCTGCCAGAGACCAACAACTTCCCCGCCCACTACCCCGGCAGGAACCGTCGGAGGGGGGGCGGCAGGCCCAGGCTCtga